The window GAATAAAGATAAATCAGAATATTCAAAAGTGCcaactttcaaaattttgagataaattatCAATAAAGAACCTTTCTTGAAATTCACTAATTCAGCAAAATTAGGATCGTCGACCGCCACATTAGTTCCACTCCCCCCCCTCAAAACACATTCAAACTGCATCAGACATTTCATCAAGCACATAATTTTCCTAcatgaaatcaatcaaattcaTGAATTACCAAAACAAAGAAGCCAAATTTCCCCCTTTTTGATCCAACAACAAGAACATCAAAGCCATAAGCAATCAAAGCAACGATGATCAAGCCAAGAaataaacacaatttaattaaaataagagtaaGAAAGATCGATTTTCCAACCTGGGAAGACAAAGATACGAATTGGTGGTGGGTCCGTAGAGGAATTCGAATGTTGAAAATCCGAGGAATATGAAttgaaagaagagagagagagattaatAATGTTGAATTGACGCGTCACGTATTAAATGAGGAGTTATGATGAGAAAGAAAGATTTCCTTAATGATTGAGATTTGACATTGTTGAGAGTTGAGACGCAAAGAAATTGCATTCATTTGAttgtatttaaatatgaatattacCAAGATGATTTAATTGTATTAGGAAGATAGTATATGGTAAATATGACATGTGACACCGTGTGAtcatcaaatattataatgaaaaatgagtttcaatttattacaaaaatattttacttttattttatattaatataaaatgtttgaagtttgcataaattatataaatatttttgtccaCATTTCAATTTAGTACATTCTGCCATATGTATTTCGACATTGttactttttattctttggcgtacaaaacataaaatatttatgaaattttttgtacgtatataaaataatactacattcgtcccataaaaataaggatatttttctttttcgctcatcccataaaaatatctcactttcatttatggaaagttctCTCAAACCCTGAACCCATAaactgaatttatttataacttataccATAATGACCCATCATTAAAGACTAATAAACACTCTCTTCACTAGTCTTCTCATTTTTCTactactttatcaattatgcattaaatcTTGTGCAGTCCTAAATGTCTTATTTTTGTTGGGACAGagtgagtaataaaaaattttctaCCAACATAAAACATTAATGCAAAAGAGTTAATGATATccaaacaagaaaacaagaataacaaaatgttctaaaatagaacacaagtcaaactttttgtatgatttatataaacttaaattttgtgtactaatataaaacaaatgtgaaacatttcatataactttttgtaggagtatgatttatgtCAAATAACAGtcatcaaatttgaaaatctaattttgagaaaaaatagtactccacgTCCCACTATTAAGTGAGACATATTACTTTTTGGGCCGTCCCATTataaatgacatttttttcatacttttatttaatcttccctcatattttttctctctatttttttctcacttctactttattttctcttcaattaactACTAAATACACATAACTAAAAATCTGCCCAAAAGTATGTGTCACAACTCACAACTCATAAGTAatgagatggagagagtatattttgCCAATTAGAAATATTCACaaatctaaaaaattataacaaaaatttaaaatatctatagaattccaaaaaacaaaaaaaaaattcaaaaaatcaaaaataaaattttgatttcggTTTAAAATGGATCTAcatgaaatatgaattaaaaatagtatttcaacaattagtttaattatcacacaatagttgaaattgaaattaacaTGTCAAAGTAAACATGATATGAAAACAAATAACTTTGTTTCGGGTACATAGGAGTAATCTTTTAATTAACATTCACAATATAATAACTCCATTCCGTAAAAATTAATGTCTTAATTTGTAATCAAATCATCTTTAATTTTGCAATATTTGCTTCAAATTAgtctattataaaacaattaaaaaaaacactacactttttataatttattagtagttGATACGCATCAACACCACTTCATTTTTAGGAgtaaattctttaaaaatgtAGCAATAATTATTTGGTGAGACCATCGGCAAATATAGCCATAAAAGCCTCCATTCTCTTCTCCGGCAAAGACAGCCCAAATTCCAACCCTCCGCCGCCGTCTCTTGCATTAGCCAAAGACATCGAATAATTCTCCCCATCAAGCGTCACATATTCCACCTTCTTCGCCTTTCCCCACCCGAAATCCGCTACCGCCAGATCAAATTTCGGCGATCCAGACACCCCAAACaccttcattttcttctcttgaCATTTCTTCATCTCATTCATCCAATCCTCCGCCCCTTTAAGAAGCGCCGCGGCATCATTCACCCCATTCCTAATCTCCACCGTCGCCGCCTCTGCGGCCGCCTCGAACCCGCCAGCCCCCACCAGCTCCCCGTGCCGGATCTCGACTACTGCGAACGCGATACAGTTCCCAAAGTAGTTCCCCGGCACGGGGGGATCGATGAGGGCGTTCTTCCGCCCCCTGGCGTCGACGGGGACGACGAGCAGCTCATACGCGTCGTCCCCGTCGGGCTCCGACCTTGCCACACAGCTCCACACGTAGCAGGCTGTGGCGACGAAAGACGAAACCCGGTTCAAACCGgttttttttgccaaaacccggttttttaatttttccaaatCGGACCGGGTTAGGGCGAAAGTCGCCCTGACCCGGTTAGTGGGCAGTGGGAAAGGCGCTGGCGAAAAGGGCGCCTTTCTCATTTCGTCCCAGAAGATGCCGTCGATCCCGGCGGCGTCTTTTATCACGCGCCGGTCGAAGATCGGCGCGGACTTCTGCTGGAGGCGAAGAAACTCTTCGTCTCCAGCAGACTTGCTGATCGCGGCCCAGCCGAGGATCAGGCTCGCGTTGACGGCGCTTCCGTCGCCGAGGAGGTGGAGGTTGGCGATCCCGAGGGCGACGCCGCGGCCGGGGAAGTGCGTCGCCTGGACGGCCATGAGCGGCGCGTGCCTGCACGCGCCGGCCTCGGCCGGCGGCGCGAGTTCTGGGACGAAGTCCCAGAACGGGTCGGCGTCGCGCGGGTGGTTCGCGGTGAGGTCGTCGAAGTCGTGGCCGGACTCGGCGACGGTGAGGCGGAGGGAGTCGCCGGCGGCGTAGCAGAGGAGGGGTTTGTTTTTGGCGGTGTCGGTGGGGTAGAGGAGGTTGCCGGCGGCGGGGGGGAAGTGTTTGAGGGTGAGGGAGAGGGATTTTTCGAGGTTCGGGACGATGGTGTGGAGGAATTCGGCGGTGGAGCAAGGGTGGTCGTAGAAGAGCACGCGGCGGATTGGGTGGAAATGGACCCACCACATGTCGAAGAAGGTGAGGGGGAGTGTGATCTCGGCGGCGGCGCCGCCACAAGGAGAAACTTGGAGTGTTTGGAGTATGGTAGtcatggtggtggtggttgtTGCTCAATAATACTAGAAGGGTATTTATAGCTCAAATTCAAatgttaaatttaaatttcactgAGATATTTAGCTTCAAACATTAGTAGATAAGTAAATTACATTAGTCTAAACACATTGCTATGTAGTAAGTTATTGGTATGTAATGTGTTGAGTTTATCACAATTGctataagagagatgagattTCAGTTACATTTTGTGTTCACATTGATGAGATTTCAGTTACGTTTAGTGTTGacatttgtaattttttggTGTAGTAGATTCTGTAGTTGGAGTATGAGatgcaatatttattttggacgTTAGTTATTTTTAGATCTATGTAATCATTATAATGTAATGCATAACTGAAAGTTCCTCTCTTTTTCATGCTAATAGGAATTTTACTTGTTTATTTGGTTTGTCAGAAAATatgaatatcaaattttcaaggacAGAAGCAGTATTAAAGTTCTACATTTCACTAACCACtctaataaatttcatttaaaattatatatatagtgggACCATTATGCCACTTTCTTTTAACATTCATTTTAGGTCTAGATGTTAGAGTTTGAACTTTTGACATAACAGTTTtcaaaatgttgttttgtactccctccattttaattaaattatcgagaataaagtaggaaagataaaaaaaataaagtaaataataaaataaagtgagtAATTTGATGTGTTagctttttattaaaaaataaaatgaattaacttcgctaaaacattaaaaaaaatatgattcaatTTAGTGTTCAAGATGTTTTTTTTAGACAATATCTttcattaattgaatttaaataaaacacattacTTAGTCGTATTTGATTTTCAAAGCGAACAATCATATGAAAGTTTCATGAGTAGTATCCGGTGACCTAGTCGAAATCGCGACTAGATTCGGTTATCATGAGTGGGACCGAGTTGCCAGAGACGTAACAGAACAAGGGCTTCTGGTCGGGATCCGAGTGGCAGAGCACATTTGCCCCAGCGATGTTTGAGGTACGGCCGTACGGGACCATAGTGTCGCGGAAATCTGTCATGGTGCACAGGAGGTTGTAGATGACGAGGCGCCGTGTGGGCGGACGTGAATCCACCAAATGTCGAACATAGTCAGTGGTAGCGTCATCTCGCCCGGTGTGTCAGGAGGAGGATGGATTCTAACGGTTTCTCGTAAAGTCGGCATGGTGTGTTTTAGGATTAGGGTCAAAGTCAATATCAttgttaacaaaaaaatacttcctctgtctaaaaaaaatactccctccgtccacgaaaattcgtcccggtttgaccggacacgggttttaagaaatataatggaaagtgagttgaaaaagttagtggattgtgggtcctacttttaaagtattagttttataataaaatgtgagtatgaatgagttagtggaatatgaggtccactaacaaaaatggtaaaagtgaaatgggacaaattttgggggacggacggaaatggaaaactgggacaaattttcgtggacggagggagtaagatatatttatcatttttgatcttcaataaaaaaatagagcacattcatttgtggaaagttttcaacaaataataatcatacacATTATTCCATTAACACTATCTTTCTcatactttttcttcttctcttttacttttttctcattctctcttaatttatcaattctacattaaaagtCCGTGTCATACACCAAttgtctaattttttttagacggagggagtaattttagATTGAATTGTCTAGGGATAAAGACCTATGATCACTCACTCGATAGAGACACcgttttttacataaaataaatagggacactgtttttttattagataGAGAAAAACTTGCGTGATAAAATTACAATCTATcattcacttaattttgtatctttcaaaattatattctgAATCGGTCACGGATCATATCTAATAACTTAGACCATATACAAGCGTACTCTAAAACCTAAAACGGGATAGGTATTTAGCTCCAATAGTACTCAAAaaccaatttcatttttggtttttgaaaaaaaaatacctttctttaggtttacactaaaccaaaacctaaaagtttttcaaattttgtgagtgaaaaaggcataatatagagaatattcttttaagtttgagtttagtgtaaatggtttgagtaaaataatactccctccgtcccacttaaaatgaaacatttggatatcggcacgagattttatgtagtgttgttttgtgagttaatgaatagagagtaaagtaataaagatgaaaaagtagagatagagttgtttccattttaataaacgtttcatttttaatgggacagctaaaaaaggaaaacgttttcatttttaatgggacagaaggagtatttgATATGACATCTATACTAatatgagtttgagtttagtgtaaatgattggagatgctcttaaaaCTTTCATATCTTGAAGCAACaaaacttcaaaaaaaaactattaagGACCTTCATCACCTCCAAAAGAAATCAACGAAGGCATACTGATGAGGTCATCCAAATTCAACGCT is drawn from Salvia hispanica cultivar TCC Black 2014 chromosome 6, UniMelb_Shisp_WGS_1.0, whole genome shotgun sequence and contains these coding sequences:
- the LOC125195611 gene encoding malonyl-coenzyme:anthocyanin 5-O-glucoside-6'''-O-malonyltransferase-like; the protein is MTTILQTLQVSPCGGAAAEITLPLTFFDMWWVHFHPIRRVLFYDHPCSTAEFLHTIVPNLEKSLSLTLKHFPPAAGNLLYPTDTAKNKPLLCYAAGDSLRLTVAESGHDFDDLTANHPRDADPFWDFVPELAPPAEAGACRHAPLMAVQATHFPGRGVALGIANLHLLGDGSAVNASLILGWAAISKSAGDEEFLRLQQKSAPIFDRRVIKDAAGIDGIFWDEMRKAPFSPAPFPLPTNRVRATFALTRSDLEKLKNRVLAKKTGLNRVSSFVATACYVWSCVARSEPDGDDAYELLVVPVDARGRKNALIDPPVPGNYFGNCIAFAVVEIRHGELVGAGGFEAAAEAATVEIRNGVNDAAALLKGAEDWMNEMKKCQEKKMKVFGVSGSPKFDLAVADFGWGKAKKVEYVTLDGENYSMSLANARDGGGGLEFGLSLPEKRMEAFMAIFADGLTK